The Elusimicrobiota bacterium sequence ATTTATGTTCGGTTAAATCAAGCACCGCATAGCTCATTGGTTTGCCGCGGTCGTCGCCTAATTTCAAATGGCCCGGGTTTATCCACACAACGCCGCTGATATCAGTTTCAATCTTAGGTATGTGAGTATGCCCATAAAGAACAATATCCGCCTTTGCGTTTTTTACAAGTTCTTCAGGGCTTGCCAGCCCGGGCAGGTCGTTGCTGTGTTTATGGGGAGTGTGTGTAATCAGGATTTTTTTGCCGCAATATTCG is a genomic window containing:
- a CDS encoding metallophosphoesterase family protein, with product EYCGKKILITHTPHKHSNDLPGLASPEELVKNAKADIVLYGHTHIPKIETDISGVVWINPGHLKLGDDRGKPMSYAVLDLTEHKFEAKIYRFEDDSLWMKYP